A genome region from Nitrospira sp. includes the following:
- the lexA gene encoding transcriptional repressor LexA, producing the protein MTPEEFKRTRLALGLTQQALADQLKRKRLAIARYEGGTRTIPGVVEVALQSIGQSSRIPLVGIVAAGDPIEPIPQTERIEVPKSMLGRGETFALRVKGTSMRDDGILPGDVVVVQKQNVARNGQTVIALLNGEATIKTYHRKAGAIELHPANEAMTPILVHETDSFHIEGIVVGVIRHLKR; encoded by the coding sequence ATGACGCCTGAAGAATTCAAACGCACCAGACTGGCTCTGGGCCTCACTCAACAAGCCCTTGCGGATCAGCTCAAACGCAAGCGGCTCGCCATTGCTCGGTATGAAGGCGGGACACGCACAATCCCCGGCGTCGTCGAGGTGGCTCTGCAGTCCATCGGACAATCATCCCGGATTCCACTCGTCGGGATTGTGGCTGCAGGCGATCCCATCGAACCCATCCCGCAAACCGAACGTATTGAGGTCCCCAAGAGCATGCTCGGGCGAGGAGAAACCTTTGCCTTACGGGTCAAGGGAACCTCCATGCGCGACGACGGCATTCTCCCCGGCGATGTGGTCGTCGTACAAAAACAGAATGTGGCTCGAAACGGCCAAACTGTGATTGCCCTTTTGAACGGCGAGGCCACGATCAAGACATATCACCGCAAAGCCGGCGCGATTGAATTGCACCCGGCCAATGAAGCCATGACACCCATCCTGGTGCACGAAACCGACAGCTTCCATATCGAGGGCATCGTCGTCGGCGTAATCCGGCATCTGAAACGCTAG
- a CDS encoding outer membrane beta-barrel protein produces MLVLTLAWSVPVVCAEDNGLIPQVDPYIALFGGMTLPSKTDAKVNNAGMNLTFLDQDFGSSKSLGGKVGVWFPGLRHSTGLDFGMELDVTNYQPDVKAGRFQANGTLNGTPVVATASRSSNMDVNATIVATNLLFRLPLYVSAEFPQGRLYPYLGGGPGVQKSSFGSNGKSDYDLALQAVAGMHVFLAKRVSLFAEYKFTHATQTFGFTSSTGTTQDERYTFNVSHVVGGLAVHFGN; encoded by the coding sequence GTGCTGGTACTCACGCTGGCATGGTCAGTACCTGTTGTCTGCGCAGAGGACAACGGTCTCATACCTCAAGTCGATCCCTACATCGCATTGTTCGGTGGGATGACGTTGCCATCGAAAACCGATGCGAAAGTCAATAATGCCGGAATGAATCTTACGTTCTTGGATCAGGACTTCGGCAGCTCAAAATCGTTGGGAGGGAAAGTTGGTGTCTGGTTTCCTGGGCTGCGCCATTCCACCGGTCTTGATTTTGGTATGGAGTTGGATGTCACGAATTATCAGCCAGACGTAAAAGCTGGGCGGTTCCAGGCAAACGGCACACTCAATGGAACCCCCGTTGTCGCGACGGCTAGCCGGAGTAGCAACATGGATGTGAATGCCACTATCGTCGCGACCAACCTCTTGTTCCGTCTGCCGCTATATGTATCAGCTGAGTTTCCTCAGGGGCGGCTCTATCCATATCTCGGAGGAGGGCCAGGCGTTCAAAAATCTTCGTTCGGCTCCAACGGAAAATCAGACTATGATCTAGCACTTCAAGCCGTCGCCGGCATGCACGTCTTCCTTGCCAAACGCGTCTCCTTGTTTGCTGAGTATAAGTTTACGCACGCCACCCAAACCTTCGGCTTCACAAGCTCTACCGGTACCACCCAGGATGAGCGATATACCTTCAACGTCAGTCATGTCGTGGGTGGGCTTGCCGTCCACTTTGGAAACTGA
- a CDS encoding sigma-54 dependent transcriptional regulator → MSQSHILVIDDDPAVRQILSETLVGEGHQVTVVSSGLEGVEAVKDQPVHVVLTDLQMPGIDGLETIDRISKVDSKIIAIVMTGYGTVDYAVRAMKAGAFDFITKPFESDTVAVVVRKALDVYKLKQENHLLRKAVRDQYRLEHLVGTSAPMRMVLDFVEKVADSDSTVLIEGESGTGKELIARMLHFNSMRRERPLVPVNCGAIPETLLESELFGHEKGAFTGAAHTRLGRFELAHSGTIFLDEVGEMSLPLQVKLLRVLQERCFERVGGTRTINVDVRIIAATNQDLEQAVQERRFRQDLYYRLHVIPIHIPPLRERRSDIPLLVNHFIAQFNQLRRTEILGIEPDALSRMTEEEWPGNIRELENMIERLCVLKKRGMITLSDLPERSMKMTAGKAAEAPEQFIRFAEDGINLTKELEHYENRLIGEALRKANGITSRAAQLLQVNRTTLVEKLKRKGFDPKTHGYSIQN, encoded by the coding sequence ATGAGCCAGTCACACATTCTTGTCATTGACGATGACCCTGCCGTGCGCCAGATTTTGTCGGAGACGCTCGTCGGTGAAGGGCACCAGGTGACGGTTGTGTCCAGTGGACTGGAAGGGGTGGAGGCTGTCAAGGATCAACCCGTGCATGTGGTCTTGACCGATCTTCAGATGCCGGGGATCGACGGACTGGAAACCATTGATCGGATATCCAAAGTCGACTCCAAAATTATTGCCATTGTCATGACCGGGTATGGAACGGTCGACTATGCCGTGCGGGCCATGAAGGCGGGTGCGTTCGATTTTATCACCAAGCCGTTCGAGTCGGATACCGTTGCGGTGGTGGTCCGAAAGGCCTTGGATGTCTATAAGTTGAAGCAGGAGAACCACCTCCTTCGAAAAGCCGTGCGAGACCAATATCGACTGGAGCATCTGGTCGGGACCAGCGCGCCCATGCGGATGGTGCTCGACTTTGTCGAGAAGGTCGCGGACAGCGACAGCACGGTGCTGATCGAAGGCGAAAGCGGGACCGGCAAGGAATTGATTGCTCGGATGCTGCACTTTAACAGCATGCGGCGGGAGCGGCCTCTGGTTCCCGTCAATTGCGGTGCGATTCCTGAAACGTTATTGGAGTCTGAACTCTTCGGCCATGAGAAGGGGGCCTTTACCGGAGCGGCTCACACGCGACTCGGACGGTTTGAGTTGGCCCATAGCGGGACCATTTTTTTGGATGAAGTCGGGGAGATGAGTTTGCCCTTGCAGGTGAAACTGCTGCGTGTGTTGCAGGAACGGTGTTTTGAACGGGTCGGTGGGACGCGGACAATTAACGTCGATGTGCGGATTATCGCGGCAACCAACCAAGACTTGGAGCAAGCCGTCCAGGAGCGCCGGTTTCGGCAAGATTTGTACTACCGACTCCATGTCATTCCGATCCATATTCCGCCGCTGCGGGAACGGCGCAGCGATATTCCGCTCCTGGTCAACCATTTCATCGCGCAATTTAATCAATTGCGACGGACTGAAATTCTGGGCATCGAGCCGGACGCATTGTCCCGCATGACAGAGGAAGAGTGGCCGGGGAATATCCGTGAACTTGAAAATATGATCGAACGCCTGTGTGTGCTGAAGAAGCGAGGCATGATCACGCTGAGCGACTTGCCGGAGCGGTCGATGAAGATGACGGCCGGGAAGGCGGCCGAGGCACCGGAGCAGTTCATTCGCTTTGCCGAAGATGGCATCAACCTGACTAAGGAGCTGGAGCATTATGAAAACCGGCTCATCGGAGAAGCGCTGCGTAAAGCCAATGGTATCACCAGCCGTGCTGCGCAGCTCCTACAAGTCAATCGAACTACGCTGGTGGAAAAGCTCAAACGCAAAGGATTTGACCCCAAAACTCACGGTTATTCGATTCAAAACTGA
- a CDS encoding tetratricopeptide repeat protein: protein MPEPSELVRAVLPDPGPRFERLPKSPDWSRFERGVALYNQGQYLEAFRHFTDMRREHQDSPLRSSIQAFLTESLLKGSPEEVRPLEIIDQYKTLMREDPQSTNAKRAAWRIGDVYRIAGWYQEAQIAYQHALSLSERDSYDANRAMLGIGYVLRGVKSWKDSVQTFDHVLKRTTDPTLLVSASLGQAHSLYRSGRIKDADALYESISNRWAPSLRADPYALLRYADTASDGQRGPVMREQLLHFYNLYPARPENPLVLLHLADSYKEAGRWEDASIFYAALLTQYPDSSVAPTAKLRFVDAQEHLVPEGEEINLRQTIAANVANVPLKPGEMLSPRTLFENSAKQYEGSVVGSEALFHLGETLERAGKQEDALKAYEQVVRRAGKFENDPWPERGGEQLVRFVRPRLEAALNAGDDFEVIDLFHRNGPFADRLYVGTELLLKVAEAHRRLGFSIESARLFQSVVRDAKSEAFHEDALMGLGNSYLDQNDMRAARAVFERYRLQFPLGRFAGQALLGILTSFEGEGNLGGVLKLGKQWLLHNPRHPDRALVQLKLAGALGQAKRDTEAAPLYESVLKAGLDLSALDRLRHADVLARLNRQEPAVDQYKRALMAGLETEQEAWARIQIVQLTRGAKRADVARNGVRALHEYPDPLMRRIAAALQTDVAEPTPAVGAKKR, encoded by the coding sequence ATGCCTGAACCATCTGAGCTGGTCCGGGCGGTGTTGCCCGATCCGGGACCACGGTTTGAGCGGCTTCCCAAGAGTCCCGACTGGAGCCGGTTTGAGCGCGGCGTGGCACTCTACAATCAAGGACAGTATCTCGAAGCGTTCCGTCACTTCACCGACATGCGTCGAGAACATCAGGACTCGCCCCTCCGCTCGTCGATTCAGGCCTTTCTGACGGAAAGCCTCTTAAAAGGCAGCCCTGAGGAAGTCCGGCCGTTGGAGATCATCGACCAGTATAAGACATTGATGCGCGAGGATCCCCAGTCGACCAACGCCAAGCGAGCCGCGTGGCGAATCGGCGATGTCTATCGGATCGCAGGTTGGTACCAGGAGGCGCAGATCGCCTATCAGCATGCGCTCAGCCTCTCTGAGCGTGATTCCTATGATGCCAATCGCGCGATGCTCGGAATCGGGTATGTCCTGCGTGGCGTGAAAAGTTGGAAAGACAGCGTGCAGACCTTTGATCATGTGCTGAAGCGCACCACGGATCCGACGCTCTTGGTCTCCGCCTCGCTGGGGCAAGCCCACAGCCTCTATCGATCGGGACGAATCAAGGATGCCGACGCGCTCTATGAAAGTATCAGCAACCGTTGGGCTCCCTCGCTCCGAGCCGACCCCTATGCCTTATTGCGATATGCCGATACCGCGAGTGACGGGCAACGGGGCCCGGTGATGCGGGAACAACTCCTCCATTTCTACAACCTGTACCCCGCAAGGCCGGAGAATCCTCTTGTGTTGTTGCACTTGGCCGACAGTTATAAGGAGGCCGGACGTTGGGAGGATGCGAGCATCTTCTATGCGGCGCTCCTCACGCAGTATCCGGATTCGTCGGTTGCGCCCACGGCCAAGCTGCGGTTTGTCGATGCGCAAGAGCATCTTGTGCCTGAAGGCGAGGAGATCAATCTCCGGCAAACCATCGCGGCCAATGTTGCGAATGTGCCGTTAAAGCCTGGGGAGATGCTCAGCCCTCGCACGCTGTTTGAAAACAGCGCCAAACAATATGAAGGCTCGGTGGTCGGGAGCGAGGCTCTGTTTCATCTCGGAGAAACGCTGGAACGGGCGGGGAAGCAAGAAGATGCGTTGAAGGCGTATGAACAGGTGGTTCGACGTGCGGGAAAATTCGAGAATGATCCCTGGCCCGAGAGGGGAGGGGAGCAGCTGGTGAGATTTGTTCGCCCCCGTCTCGAAGCCGCGCTCAACGCAGGGGATGATTTCGAGGTGATCGACCTCTTTCATCGCAACGGCCCGTTTGCCGATCGGCTGTACGTGGGAACGGAGCTTTTGCTCAAAGTGGCCGAGGCTCATCGACGGCTCGGTTTTTCCATCGAATCGGCGCGACTGTTTCAATCAGTTGTGCGCGATGCCAAATCCGAAGCCTTTCACGAAGACGCGTTGATGGGGCTCGGGAACAGTTATCTGGACCAGAACGACATGCGTGCGGCTCGCGCCGTCTTTGAGCGGTACCGGCTTCAGTTTCCTCTCGGACGATTTGCCGGACAAGCGTTGCTGGGAATTTTGACCTCCTTCGAGGGCGAAGGCAATCTCGGCGGCGTACTCAAGCTCGGGAAGCAATGGTTGCTTCACAATCCGCGTCATCCCGATCGTGCCTTGGTTCAGCTGAAACTGGCTGGTGCCCTGGGGCAAGCGAAACGAGATACTGAGGCGGCACCCTTGTATGAGAGCGTCCTCAAGGCCGGGTTGGATCTGTCGGCGTTGGACCGGCTGCGACATGCCGATGTTCTGGCGAGACTGAATCGTCAGGAGCCGGCTGTCGATCAATACAAACGGGCGTTGATGGCGGGGCTCGAAACGGAACAAGAAGCGTGGGCGCGCATCCAGATCGTGCAGTTGACCCGCGGGGCAAAGCGCGCTGACGTGGCGCGGAATGGGGTTCGCGCGCTGCATGAATACCCCGATCCCCTCATGCGACGCATCGCCGCCGCGCTGCAGACCGACGTAGCTGAACCGACACCTGCGGTGGGAGCCAAGAAACGATGA
- a CDS encoding ATP-binding protein — translation MTTPSPDTSNNELLTRAFHDFDQAATVLQQSYDALTTRLQQMDLELAQTNASLREHLRETEDMRAHVTAVLESLDTGVIVADSQDVVVRCNHATECLLGVSHTQLRGRRATDVLEEIRKDHGEYPLVLPTGLTIALSQNDLTDEMGRLIGKLVLIHDVTKIRQLEDRLQRRNRLEAMGQMVGNIAHEIRNPLGSVELFASMLRKDLRDQPQLRTYAEHISVAVQAMDRVLSNLLVYTRPDCSKVAWQKTEPLLREVLTLASHAMSPAAIVVRCEVDPQVPQMWCDGGKMKQMLLNLVLNAVQAMPEGGTLTLSARPAPAGASDSPAIQVTVSDTGDGIPQELQSRVFDPFFTTKDEGTGLGLAIVHALVEAHHGRIDVESRPGQGTSFVMTLPWGPAQPSRVPVRTAALTGRSVKPHRIVRATEEESYE, via the coding sequence ATGACCACTCCCAGTCCGGATACCTCGAACAATGAGCTCCTGACGCGGGCGTTCCACGATTTTGATCAGGCCGCCACCGTATTGCAACAGTCCTACGACGCGTTGACGACACGGCTGCAGCAAATGGATCTCGAACTGGCGCAAACCAATGCCAGCTTGCGCGAACATCTCCGCGAAACGGAGGACATGCGCGCCCATGTGACGGCGGTGTTGGAATCGTTAGATACGGGAGTGATCGTGGCCGATTCGCAGGATGTGGTTGTGCGGTGCAATCACGCCACGGAATGTCTTTTGGGTGTTTCACACACGCAGCTACGTGGTCGTCGGGCGACGGACGTCCTGGAGGAGATCCGCAAAGATCACGGTGAGTACCCGCTGGTGCTTCCGACGGGTCTGACGATCGCGCTGTCACAGAACGATCTGACCGATGAGATGGGCCGCTTGATCGGCAAGCTGGTGCTGATTCATGACGTGACCAAGATTCGCCAACTCGAAGACCGGTTGCAGCGGCGCAATCGCTTGGAAGCGATGGGGCAAATGGTCGGCAACATCGCGCACGAGATCCGGAACCCGCTGGGGAGCGTGGAACTATTCGCCTCGATGTTGCGCAAGGATTTGCGCGACCAGCCGCAGTTGCGGACCTACGCAGAGCATATTTCGGTGGCGGTGCAGGCTATGGATCGGGTGTTGTCGAACCTCCTGGTCTATACCAGGCCTGACTGTTCGAAAGTGGCGTGGCAGAAGACCGAACCGCTGCTCCGGGAAGTCTTGACCCTGGCGAGCCATGCGATGTCGCCTGCGGCGATCGTGGTCCGGTGTGAGGTCGATCCCCAGGTCCCGCAGATGTGGTGCGACGGTGGAAAGATGAAGCAGATGCTGCTGAATCTTGTCCTAAACGCAGTTCAGGCGATGCCTGAAGGCGGCACCCTCACGTTGTCCGCGCGCCCTGCGCCGGCGGGGGCCTCAGATTCACCCGCCATTCAGGTGACGGTCAGTGATACCGGAGACGGGATTCCCCAGGAGCTGCAGTCGCGGGTGTTTGATCCGTTTTTTACGACGAAAGATGAGGGCACGGGCCTGGGACTCGCGATCGTCCATGCGCTGGTGGAGGCGCATCACGGCCGCATCGATGTCGAGAGTCGGCCCGGGCAGGGCACCTCCTTTGTCATGACGTTGCCCTGGGGCCCCGCGCAGCCGTCGCGTGTGCCTGTGCGAACCGCGGCGCTGACCGGCCGGTCTGTGAAACCCCATCGGATCGTGCGCGCAACAGAAGAGGAGAGTTACGAATGA
- a CDS encoding sigma-54 dependent transcriptional regulator, whose protein sequence is MSEQQTLQGPSACSEEARLVMIVDDEPSMRTALSETVRRLGYQVRGAIDGADAIEQIERVKPWLVVTDLKMPRLNGLELVKAIKQKSPQSFIILMTAYGTVETAVEAMKYGANDYILKPFSTDLLERVILNLQATTAPDEQEGPATLEARAILTQDPGMIRLLTTLEGVAASQATVLISGESGTGKELLARYIHARSPRAHRPFVALNCAALPDSLLESELFGHERGAFTGAIQKKLGKFEMAHTGTLFLDEISEMNLGLQSKLLRVLQEREVDRIGGREPVPVNIRVIATTNRSLYHEVTQGRFREDLFYRLNVFPVTVPPLRDRPGDIPLLARHFLRSSAQRNGLTMPTLSERAIADLQQRIWKGNVRELENVMERAILVATGGAVDAEHLMPGDGTLPVRDAELAEAITAPSVHGSLWDMERDLIFKTLARVKENRTHAAKELGISIRTLRNKLREYRDMGYQVEAEKS, encoded by the coding sequence ATGAGTGAGCAACAGACTTTGCAGGGCCCCTCGGCCTGTTCAGAAGAAGCGCGTCTTGTGATGATCGTCGATGATGAACCGTCGATGCGAACCGCCTTATCGGAAACTGTTCGCCGCTTGGGCTATCAGGTGCGGGGTGCGATCGATGGGGCCGACGCGATCGAACAGATCGAACGCGTGAAACCGTGGCTGGTGGTGACGGACTTGAAGATGCCGCGTTTGAACGGACTTGAACTTGTCAAAGCGATCAAACAGAAATCCCCTCAGAGTTTCATCATCCTCATGACGGCCTACGGCACCGTGGAGACCGCGGTGGAAGCCATGAAATACGGCGCGAACGACTATATTCTGAAACCCTTCTCCACGGACTTGTTGGAACGCGTGATCCTCAACCTGCAGGCCACGACCGCGCCGGATGAACAGGAGGGGCCCGCCACGCTCGAAGCGCGCGCGATTTTAACGCAGGACCCGGGCATGATCCGGTTGCTGACGACGTTGGAAGGCGTCGCGGCGAGTCAAGCCACCGTGCTCATCAGCGGCGAAAGCGGCACCGGAAAAGAGCTCTTGGCGCGCTATATCCATGCTCGGAGTCCGCGTGCGCATCGTCCGTTTGTGGCGTTGAATTGCGCCGCTCTCCCGGACAGCCTGTTGGAGAGTGAATTGTTCGGTCATGAACGCGGGGCCTTCACCGGTGCCATTCAGAAGAAGTTGGGGAAATTCGAAATGGCGCACACCGGCACGTTGTTCCTCGACGAAATCAGTGAAATGAATTTGGGCCTGCAGTCGAAATTGTTGCGCGTGTTGCAAGAGCGTGAAGTGGATCGTATCGGCGGTCGCGAGCCGGTGCCGGTCAATATTCGCGTGATTGCCACGACCAACCGCTCCCTCTATCACGAAGTCACCCAAGGGCGCTTTCGGGAGGATCTGTTCTATCGCTTGAACGTATTTCCGGTCACGGTGCCGCCGCTGCGGGATCGTCCGGGCGATATTCCACTCTTAGCTAGACATTTTCTTCGATCTTCCGCTCAGCGAAACGGCCTCACTATGCCGACGTTATCGGAGCGGGCGATCGCCGACCTTCAGCAACGAATCTGGAAGGGCAACGTTCGTGAACTCGAAAATGTGATGGAACGTGCCATCCTGGTGGCCACCGGAGGCGCGGTCGATGCGGAGCATTTGATGCCGGGGGACGGAACGCTGCCGGTACGGGACGCAGAGCTGGCGGAAGCTATAACGGCTCCATCCGTCCATGGATCGCTGTGGGACATGGAGCGGGATCTCATTTTCAAGACCCTGGCGCGTGTCAAAGAAAACCGCACTCATGCGGCCAAGGAATTAGGCATCAGTATCCGAACCCTCCGGAATAAATTACGAGAGTACCGGGATATGGGATACCAGGTCGAGGCCGAAAAGTCCTGA
- the flgB gene encoding flagellar basal body rod protein FlgB has translation MTIFDRTMQLLSRSLDLRGARQQVIAANIANEETPKYRARDLNFGQALAHAQQGKLPISLVSTNQQHFGPTGTGYQRVVGQLEDVPAGDLPLDANSVNIELEMAKMSDNAQQYNTAATIISMRFKSLLSAIRDGR, from the coding sequence ATGACTATTTTCGACAGAACCATGCAGTTACTCAGCCGATCTCTGGATCTGCGCGGGGCACGTCAGCAAGTGATCGCGGCGAATATTGCGAACGAAGAAACGCCCAAATACCGGGCGAGGGATTTGAATTTTGGGCAAGCGCTGGCGCATGCGCAGCAAGGAAAACTCCCGATTTCCCTGGTTTCCACTAATCAACAGCATTTCGGTCCCACAGGCACAGGGTACCAGCGAGTGGTGGGCCAGCTCGAAGACGTGCCGGCAGGAGATCTGCCCCTCGACGCCAATTCCGTCAATATCGAATTGGAAATGGCGAAGATGTCGGATAACGCTCAGCAGTACAACACGGCCGCAACCATCATCAGCATGAGGTTCAAGAGCCTCCTCAGCGCCATTCGTGACGGACGATAA
- the flgC gene encoding flagellar basal body rod protein FlgC — translation MDLTDSLAVSVSALDAHRHRLNVIASNLANAQSTKTSTGGPYRRRDVVFQAAPVSSEFQKAFKQVTSGPGRHALDGVKVARVIEDQKPGQKVYDPRHPDADKKGFVTMPNVNVMEEMVNMIGASRAYEANVQAINATRTMWNRALEIGR, via the coding sequence ATGGATTTGACAGATAGCCTCGCAGTTTCGGTCTCCGCACTCGACGCTCACCGGCATCGATTAAATGTCATTGCCAGCAACCTGGCCAATGCACAGTCGACAAAGACGAGCACGGGCGGGCCCTATCGCCGGCGGGATGTCGTCTTTCAGGCGGCGCCGGTGTCTTCTGAATTTCAGAAGGCCTTTAAGCAAGTGACCTCCGGACCGGGCCGACACGCGTTGGATGGAGTCAAGGTGGCCCGCGTTATCGAGGACCAGAAGCCCGGGCAAAAGGTGTACGACCCTCGTCACCCCGATGCGGATAAGAAAGGGTTCGTCACCATGCCTAACGTGAACGTCATGGAAGAGATGGTGAATATGATCGGCGCCTCCCGCGCCTATGAGGCGAACGTGCAGGCGATCAACGCGACCCGCACGATGTGGAATCGCGCCTTGGAGATTGGGAGGTAA
- the fliE gene encoding flagellar hook-basal body complex protein FliE, translating to MSDLRIAGAQMPRPIEAPEIHEAGQGGETGAANFMGSLKEAIGHINDAQTGASQAVDALVSGQSTNIHQTMVALQQADVSFQLMMQVRNKLVTAYEEIQRMQI from the coding sequence ATGTCTGATCTGCGTATTGCCGGGGCTCAGATGCCCCGACCGATCGAGGCCCCTGAGATCCACGAGGCGGGGCAGGGTGGTGAAACCGGTGCGGCGAACTTTATGGGATCTCTCAAAGAGGCGATCGGGCATATCAACGATGCCCAGACCGGAGCGAGCCAAGCCGTGGATGCACTGGTGAGCGGCCAAAGTACCAACATTCACCAAACCATGGTGGCGCTGCAACAGGCCGATGTGTCGTTCCAGTTGATGATGCAGGTGCGAAACAAGTTGGTGACCGCCTATGAGGAAATTCAGCGGATGCAGATTTAG
- the fliF gene encoding flagellar basal-body MS-ring/collar protein FliF, whose amino-acid sequence MFSKFSQFTINQRLIILLALAGSIAGLIAVTLWTQQPDMQVLFANLAADDASGIIDKLKDAKVPYETANGSSTILVPSAQVHDLRLEMAGQGLPHGGGVGYEIFDRTTMGMSDFVQKLNYRRALQGELARTITQMPEVERARVHLAIPERRLFATEQDRARASVVVSLRASQTLSKAQIQGVVHLVSSSVEGLQARDVTVVDGHGNLLSNTSSDESAGLSGTQMEYQRTLEKDIETRIQTMLERIVGVNKAVVRVSSMLDFRKIETTEERYDPNGQVVRSEQRGQEKSSGVNGTSGGVPGVESNVPGGTEAEGGQSSSNNNQTKNETVNYEISRTVSRIVEPTGTIKKLSVAVLVDGTYEGGGKAGEAAAEQPKKYVPRTEEEMKRIEEIVKKAMGYSTERQDQVEVVSIQFGLGAEEPAVGVEAAPDTNKAWMPYVRYAVGGVLFFLIFFLIVRPLMVMLVQSSPAAGAGETPALPASVGQVEAAISGKQPGQILDMAKNNPANTAVVVKQWLKSNA is encoded by the coding sequence ATGTTTTCAAAATTCAGCCAGTTCACGATCAACCAACGCCTCATTATTCTGCTCGCGCTTGCCGGGTCTATTGCCGGTCTGATCGCAGTGACACTGTGGACGCAGCAGCCGGATATGCAGGTGCTGTTCGCAAATCTGGCGGCGGACGATGCGTCGGGTATCATCGACAAGTTGAAGGACGCGAAGGTCCCCTATGAGACCGCCAATGGGAGTAGCACGATTCTGGTTCCCAGCGCGCAGGTACATGATCTGCGACTGGAGATGGCCGGTCAGGGGCTGCCGCATGGCGGCGGCGTCGGCTACGAAATTTTCGACCGGACCACGATGGGAATGTCCGATTTCGTTCAGAAGTTGAATTATCGGCGGGCGTTACAAGGCGAATTGGCGCGCACGATCACGCAAATGCCGGAAGTCGAACGCGCGCGTGTCCATTTAGCGATTCCAGAACGCCGGTTGTTTGCCACCGAGCAAGATCGTGCGCGGGCCTCCGTGGTGGTCTCGTTGCGCGCCAGTCAAACGCTGTCTAAAGCGCAAATTCAGGGTGTGGTGCACCTCGTGTCCAGCAGTGTGGAAGGACTTCAGGCACGGGATGTCACCGTGGTGGATGGACACGGGAATTTGCTGTCGAATACGTCCAGCGATGAGTCGGCCGGGCTCTCCGGCACACAGATGGAATATCAACGCACACTCGAGAAGGATATCGAGACCCGCATTCAAACGATGTTGGAACGGATCGTCGGCGTCAATAAGGCCGTCGTGCGTGTGTCGAGCATGCTGGATTTCAGAAAAATCGAAACGACGGAAGAGCGCTATGATCCGAACGGACAGGTTGTGCGGAGTGAGCAGCGTGGACAGGAAAAATCCAGCGGCGTGAACGGCACGTCCGGCGGCGTACCCGGTGTGGAGTCGAATGTGCCGGGTGGCACGGAGGCCGAGGGCGGCCAGTCCAGCTCGAACAACAACCAGACGAAAAACGAGACGGTCAACTATGAGATCAGCCGGACGGTATCCCGTATTGTCGAGCCGACCGGAACGATCAAGAAACTGTCGGTGGCGGTGTTGGTGGATGGGACCTATGAAGGCGGCGGCAAGGCCGGAGAAGCCGCGGCCGAACAGCCCAAGAAGTATGTCCCTCGGACGGAAGAAGAAATGAAGCGGATCGAAGAAATCGTCAAGAAAGCCATGGGGTATTCCACCGAGCGCCAGGATCAAGTCGAGGTGGTCAGTATTCAATTCGGGCTCGGTGCGGAAGAGCCGGCGGTTGGAGTGGAGGCGGCGCCGGATACGAACAAGGCCTGGATGCCGTACGTGCGTTACGCAGTGGGCGGAGTCCTCTTCTTCCTGATCTTCTTCCTGATCGTCCGGCCGTTGATGGTCATGCTGGTTCAGTCTTCGCCAGCTGCCGGTGCGGGCGAGACACCGGCGTTGCCGGCGTCGGTGGGACAGGTTGAAGCCGCGATTTCAGGGAAACAACCCGGCCAGATTCTCGATATGGCGAAGAATAACCCCGCCAATACGGCAGTTGTGGTGAAGCAGTGGCTAAAAAGTAACGCCTAA